One region of Cheilinus undulatus linkage group 4, ASM1832078v1, whole genome shotgun sequence genomic DNA includes:
- the tmc5 gene encoding transmembrane channel-like protein 5: MTSYSSGGFFNPGYHDSETLEIDRRSSSKTHHANPYAGQDPAWRGERTDTHYSSNAQPSSNGGVGRAPQGSWREESWRGGESIPMGHISTHSGSPAGHHDLNHSAFQMPPYSQYDRPPAIPLPSTISGNMTMRWRGAAMRRMSMFPSADPAHLAFTEDAIRSEMENEEQNLVKELVALSTRDRIRAIRDLTMSFEEKKHIRNQVLAFKSAEQSRQFTCFSECSETVSLSFRRCGYSINSARQTLELWHGIMKEIGGKFGTSVLSYFIFLKWLLMFNIFSFLVNFCFITIPLLVDDPSPNIPPNVSFRGLELLTGVGYFNYTSMYYGSYSNRTLGRHVEYNMQLAYFFTIAVYMVLCGLALIFSMASTFKRNYVLADPVSNSAWQLLCSWDFSITNERAVKQRKNNLRVQLKESLSERAQRELLTAKEKLRHFGIHLGSWLLSTSLAVGCGASIYHLSQYEQRRTTDTTNWSPVKEAETLLVPFVVSLMNLVVPLFYSLFNKFEHYSSQRKQIYALVVRNVLLKMSILAVLCYHWMNNVSQKFSCWESMVGQALYRLVIIDFLFLMLGSFFGEFLSNVIGTRLVPRLGVPEFDVARNVLELIYAQTLAWIGIYFSPLLPVIQIIKFFILFYLKKVSLTQNCQPPRRSGRAAQMQTIFIGLLFLPGFVGAVSMVAYTAWSLKPSEQCGPFQGLNNTFSVVTIWMDGLEDINTSPWAVWIYQNVIRSVIFYFFVTLLIIVVIYIFWQVTQGRKQLISLLKQQIVNEGKDKSFLLEKLHNLQKCQPNKKPKQKNQRKHTNRRPDDHSSGGQSNSNAMVQTLLARQRFEEEEEGHRSGGEPAPSDISSSSSLVQVLLARQRAEESERDEFYGTTGYSENHVNTSSAVTQVIQARQRMEAYGADDGDDLSSPVSSVMMQVMQARQRAEEEEEEEERFQWAPAPQENAAPAGSSALIQAMLARQRAQNEYDDGY; this comes from the exons ATGACAAGTTACAGCAGCGGAGGATTTTTCAACCCTGGCTACCATGACAGTGAGACCCTGGAGATCGATAGAAG GTCTTCCAGCAAAACTCACCATGCTAACCCCTATGCTGGACAAGACCCAGCCTGGCGGGGGGAGAGGACAGACACTCATTACTCATCGAATGCACAGCCCAGCAGTAATGGGGGAGTAGGGAGAGCCCCACAGGGGAGTTGGCGGGAGGAGAGctggagagggggagagagcaTCCCCATGGGCCACATCTCAACACACTCTGGGAGTCCAGCAGGGCATCATGACCTCA ATCACAGTGCATTCCAAATGCCCCCGTACTCCCAGTACGATCGACCCCCAGCCATCCCACTTCCTTCTACAATATCAG GGAACATGACCATGAGATGGAGGGGCGCAGCAATGAGAAGGATGAGCATGTTTCCCAGTGCTGATCCTGCCCATCTAGCTTTCACAGAGGATGCCATCAGGAGTGAAATGGAGAATG AGGAACAAAACCTGGTAAAGGAACTTGTTGCCCTGTCAACACGGGACCGAATTCGGGCCATCCGGGACCTAACAATGAGCTTTGAAGAGAAGAAACATATCAG GAACCAAGTCCTGGCATTCAAATCTGCCGAACAGTCACGCCAGTTCACATGTTTTTCAGAGTGCTCTGAGACGGTGTCTCTG TCTTTCCGCAGGTGTGGCTACAGCATAAATTCAGCCAGGCAGACCCTGGAGCTGTGGCATGGGATCATGAAAGAGATTGGTGGCAAGTTTGGCACCAGCGTcctctcttatttcattttcctcAAGTGGCTGCTCatgttcaacattttttccttcctcgTCAACTTTTGCTTCATCACCATCCCACTGCTTGTTGACGACCCTTCACCCAACATACctccaaatgtgagcttcagGGGACTGGAGCTACTGACCGGAGTT GGCTACTTTAACTACACGTCCATGTATTATGGCAGCTACAGTAACAGAACCCTGGGGCGTCACGTGGAGTATAACATGCAGTTGGCATATTTCTTCACCATTGCTGTCTACATGGTGCTGTGTGGACTAGCGCTAATCTTCAG CATGGCCAGCACATTCAAGAGAAATTACGTGCTAGCAGATCCAGTTTCAAACAGTGCATGGCAACTCCTGTGCAGCTGGGATTTTAGTATAACCAATGAGCGAGCAGTGAAACAGCGCAAGAACAATCTGCGTGTCCAACTTAAG GAGTCTTTGTCTGAGAGGGCCCAAAGGGAGCTTCTTACTGCCAAAGAGAAACTGAGGCACTTTGGGATTCATCTGGGCTCTTGGCTCCTTTCCACCAGTTTGGCTGTAGGCTGTGGAGCCAGCATCTATCATCTCAGCCAATATGAACAAAGG AGGACAACAGATACTACCAACTGGTCTCCAGTTAAGGAAGCAGAAACTCTCCTGGTTCCCTTTGTTGTTTCTCTGATGAATCTGGTTGTGCCGTTGTTTTACTCCCTCTTTAACAAGTTTGAGCACTACTCCAGCCAGCGGAAACAGATCTATGCTCTGGTAGTCAG AAATGTGCTCCTGAAGATGTCTATTCTAGCTGTTTTGTGTTATCACTGGATGAATAATGTGTCTCAAAAATTTTCA TGTTGGGAGTCCATGGTGGGACAGGCCTTGTACCGTCTGGTCatcattgattttctttttctcatgttGGGCTCCTTCTTTGGGGAGTTTCTTAGCAA TGTCATTGGGACCAGATTAGTACCACGTCTTGGGGTTCCAGAGTTTGATGTAGCTAGAAATGTCCTAGAACTGATCTACGCCCAGACTTTGGCCTG GATTGGAATCTACTTCTCTCCTCTGCTACCTGTCATCCAGATTATTaaatttttcatcctgttttacTTGAAGAAG GTCAGTCTGACACAGAACTGCCAGCCTCCACGGCGGTCAGGCAGGGCAGCTCAGATGCAAACTATCTTCATCGGCCTCCTCTTTTTACCTGGTTTTGTGGGAGCAGTGTCTATGGTTGCATACACAGCCTGGAG TCTCAAACCATCGGAGCAGTGCGGCCCTTTCCAAGGACTCAACAACACCTTCAGTGTGGTCACCATTTGGATGGATGGTCTAGAGGATATCAACACTTCTCCCTGGGCTGTGTGGATTTACCAAAATGTCATAAGAAGTGTaatcttctatttttttgtgaCACTTCTAATCAT AGTCGTCATATACATCTTCTGGCAAGTAACCCAGGGCCGCAAGCAGCTCATCAGTCTACTTAAACAACAGATAGTTAAT GAGGGGAAAGACAAGTCTTTCTTGTTAGAAAAGCTCCATaatctgcagaaatgtcagCCCAATAAAAAACCCAAGCAGAAGAATCAAAGAAAG CACACCAATCGGCGTCCTGATGACCACTCCTCTGGAGGTCAGTCCAATTCAAATGCCATGGTTCAGACTCTACTTGCTCGACAGCGGtttgaagaggaggaggaggggcacAGGAGTGGTGGAGAGCCTGCTCCATCTGACATTTCATCATCCAGCTCTCTGGTTCAAGTCTTGTTGGCCCGTCAAAGAGCAGAGGAGTCAGAAAGGGATGAATTCTACGGGACAACAGGTTACTCTGAAAACCATGTAAACACATCCAGTGCTGTCACACAGGTGATACAAGCCAGACAGAGAATGGAGGCATATGGAGCAGACGACGGGGATGACCTGTCATCGCCTGTGTCAAGTGTTATGATGCAAGTCATGCAAGCCaggcagagagcagaggaagaggaagaggaggaggaaagattTCAGTGGGCTCCTGCTCCTCAAGAGAATGCGGCACCTGCAGGCTCCAGTGCCCTCATACAGGCCATGTTAGCCCGGCAGCGGGCCCAGAACGAGTACGATGATGGTTACTGA